The Desulfitobacterium chlororespirans DSM 11544 DNA segment ATGGATCTCATCACCAGATTCTCCAAAGCAGGACTGACCCTGGCGTTCAGCTTGCTGGGAGGGACGGCTAATTCCTGCAAATGCTTAAGAGCAATGGAGATCGGGGTCTCGCCGTCGTAGGGCACCTTCCCTGTCAGGAGTTCATAGAGAATAATCCCTAAGGAATAAAGATCGGATTGTTCGTTGGTCTGGATTCCCCGGGCCTGTTCCGGAGAAAGGTAATGAACGGAACCCACGATATCTCCCGTATGGGTCATGGTGGCTGCTGAAACAGCCCGGGCGATGCCGAAATCAGTGACCTTAATCCGCCCGTCTTCGGTAACCAGAATATTATGAGGTTTAATATCCCGGTGAATAATATGATGCTCATGGGCATGGCGAATGGCCTCCGCAATCTGGATGCCCAGCTCCAGGGTCTGTTCCGTGGATAAGGGGGCATAATTGCGGATGATATCCTTCAGATTCTGTCCTTCAATATATTCCATGACAATGTATTCCGTCTCTCCGTCCTTGCCCACATCGTAGATGGAGACGATATTGGCGTGGGAGAGACTGGCTGCCGACTGGGCCTCCCTGCGGAAACGGCGGACGAATTCCTCGTCTGCGGTAAACTGCTCGTGGAGAATTTTAATGGCGACGATCCGGTTCAATAAAAGATCCTTGGCTTTGTAGACAATGGCCATACCGCCGGACCCGATCTTTTCAATTATTTCATAGCGATTACTCAATATCTTGCTCACGAGTTATCACCTGCTTTCTGCCTTAATGCGGTCTCAATGATGGCGCGGGCAATGGGCGCCGAAGCCCCTCCCCCGGTACCCCCATTCTCGACCAGGACTGCTACAGCGATTTGAGGATTATCCGCCGGAGCAAAAGCAATATACCAAGCATGGGTCCTGACATTTCCTCCCGGTTCAGCCGAACCTGTTTTGGCGGCTACCTGGAACCCGGCAATGCCACCGGGAGCCGCTGTCCCCTCATTAACTGCCGTGACCATGGCGCTCTTAATCCTTTCCGCTTCCTGGGAGGACAGAGGGGTTAACCAAGGTTCAGGCTTTTTTATATAAAGTACATTCTGATTCTCATCCATCACCTGATCCACAATGTGGGGCTTCATAATCACACCTTGATTGGCAATTCCTGCTGTGATCAAGGCCATATGGAAAGGTGAAACCAAAACTTCCCCCTGCCCAAAAGCACTGGCTGCCAGCAGGTTATCATCCATGCGGCTGGGTACCGCCTCTTCATTGGTCAGGGTACTGCGCTTCACCGGCAATTCAAAAGGTATCTCCTGGCCAAATCCGAAAGATTTAGCTGCTTCCAGAAAATACTTATCTCCCGCCTGCACACCGTAGGTTGCAAAATAAGTATTGCAGGACTCAGCCAAAGCCAGATTATAATTCACCCAGCCATGGGCCTTGTCATTTTGTTCACGGATCACTTGTCCATTAATGATCGCCGTACCTGTACAATGATAGAGATCACTTGTATCTAACCCGGCCCGCAGGAGAGCCGCCGAGGTCATCACCTTTAACGTAGAGCCCGGGGTATAGAGAGCAAAAGCATGATTCAGAAAAGGGCTCCCCGGCTTCTTGCTGATGTTCTCCCAGTCTTCATCCACAGTATTGCCATCAAAGCCCGGCTGACTGACTAAAGCCAGCACTTCCCCATTGCGGGGGTCGATGGCTACCGCCGAACCGATCTTTCCTTTTAGGCCTTCATAGGCCACCTTCTGTAGACCATAATCCAGGGTAAGCACCACATCATTGCCCTGGCGGGGAAGTTGGAACACCTGCTCCAGGGTCTGTTCAGCAGTGGCATCTTTGATCCCCAAAAGCCAATCGCCAAGATGAGCCTCCAGCCCGGAAGAACCGCGCAGCAGGGTTGCATACCCGATAAGGGGCTCTAAAGCTTCACCTTTAGGGTAAATTCGAGTTTTCTCGTCTTCTTTTACTTCGGTTTGTGCCAATACTTCGCCGTTTCTGTCGAAAATTCCTCCTCTAACCACCCGCTGCTCCATGAGAATAAGCCGACGATTGGCGGGATTGTCCATCAATTCCGCAGAACGGGCCACCTGCCAATAGACAAGACCAAAGCTCAGGCCAATGATGCTTAAGGAGAAGCCTATGGCTACATTTCTTAAACCTTTTTTCATGCGGCATACTCCCTTCCTTTATTCTTGATATGCAAAGGACCTGCAGCTTCCGCATGAGAAATATTAGCTAGAATTCCCAACAGTAAAAAGTGAATAAGCAAGGAGCTTCCGCCATAACTAACCCAAGGCAGTGGGATTCCCGTTAAGGGCAGGAGCTTGGTGACTCCGGCCAGGATGATGATGGCTTCCGTCCCCACCAGGATTCCGATACCTGCTGCTAAAATCTGGCCAAAGCGGTCTGCCGCTTGAATACTAATGTGGAAGGCCCGCAAAACCACCACCAAAAAGAGCATCAGGAGGGCCATAGCCCCGGCAAAACCAAGCTCTTCAGCAATGATGGAAAAAATAAAATCCGTGCTGGCGGCAGGTACCTGAGAGGCACCAATACCATTGCCCAGACCTGTTCCCAGGATCTTGCCCCCGCCAATGGCAAAGAGGGATTGAGCAATTTGATAGCCGCCACCGCTGGGATCCCCCCAGGGATTGAGCCAGGTGGCAACACGAACCTGAACATGGCTGAAAAGAAAATAGCCTAAGGTTCCCGTACTTAAAAAGACAGGCAGGGCAACACCGAGATAAAGCACCCGCTCCGTCACCACATAGAGCACCAAAACATACAGAGAATAGAAGACCAGGGCTGTACCCAGGCTCTTCTGGGCAGCCAACAGGAGCAGCGAAAATCCTCCCATGACCAGAAAGGGTCCCAGGGTGCGCCAGTCCGGCAAGGAAAGCCTGCCGATCTGTACCGTCCCTACACGCAGAACCTCTTCATGCTCACTCAGGTAAGAGGCTAAGAAGATCAGCATAGCAACCTTAACCAATTCCTCGGATTCAAAGCCCATACCACCGATATGCAGCCAACTGGTTGCTCCTCCTTGAGTCACCCCAAAAAGCAAGGTGATCATCAACAGGACCACAGCACCTAAACCGGAAAGATAACGAAAGCGTCCCAAGGCCCGATAATCCCGCAGAGCATAAAGCACACAATAAAAGATGAACAGCCCCAGACAAGCCCACCAGAATTGCTTTAAGGCCGAAGCCGGGCGGATGCGGGTGATAAAGACCAGTCCAATCACCAGAATCATCTGCACTGTGGGCAACAGAAAGGGATCCCCTTGATAGGCCACAAGTTTTTCCAGAGCTGCGCCGATTAAGAGCAGCAGCGAAAAAACCCCCGCCTGCCAAAGGATTTGCTCGTTGGCTTTGCCGTCTAAGGCTAAGACGCCCAGTCCGACCCAGAGAATACTTAAAATTAATAGACGTAATATCCAGACCCTTTTCATTTTGTCACTCCGTAATACAGCATAAGGCTGTAAAATTATCGGGTGCACCTCGTTCTATGATCAGTTGATGAAGGCGCTCCAGGTGCTCTTCCCATGAACCTTTCTGCAAGAACTCCTCCTCTAACTCCCGATCGCTGATCACATTGGATACCCCATCCGTACAGAGGAAAAAGATATCACCTGTCTGCAACTCCAGGGACTGAGAGTCCACCTCTACATCCCACCCGGCTCCCACAGCTCTTACCAGCATATGACGCTTGGGATGGCTATCCGCCTCTTCCGAAGAAATCTGTCCCAGACGCACCAGCTCACCGACTAAAGAATGATCACGTGTCAGCTGAATCAGTTGCTCATTGCGCCATACATAGGCTCTGCTATCTCCGACATGGGCGAGAACGACCTTAGTCTCTCTGAAGACCAGAACGGTCAGCGTCGTCCCCATTCCTTCCGTAGCAGGGTTGCGGGTCGAGCTCAGATACACTTCCCGATTGGCCCGCACCAGAATCTCCCTGACCTGGTTCTCCAGGTCCTCGTTTTCTTGGGCCGCCAAATGGGGAGCACCCTTGATTAATTCGTCCAGGGCTGTCCGTGCCGCTACTTCCCCTGCCAGATGCCCGCCCATACCGTCGGCTACTGCATATACACCGTACTCCGGCAGAGCAAGGCAGGCATCCTCATTATTTTTGCGTACGCAGCCTGTTTCACTAAAGCTTAGAACTCTCATTTTGCCACCTCGAATATTGGAAAGTAATACTTCCAATTTTCACATAATCTCCGGCAACCAGTTGAACCGGGGAAGAGATCCGCTCTCCATTAACCCAGGTTCCATTGGTGCTTCCTAAGTCCTCCAGGGTCGTTACCCCCTTATGATGACGTACCAGGACATGATCCATGGAAGCGAAGTGATCGGCTAAAACCACATCGTTATTTTTCCCACGGCCTATTTTCAGGCCTTTTTGGTCAATGCGAAAGACTCGGCCTTTAGGCAATAACTCTCCCCCCGAGAGCACTTCAAAGCGCCCAAATTCCTTTTCCCCTTTGCGGATCAGCCCCTTAACCTGCAAATCTGCCAATAAGGCTGTGAGTATCCGAAAAAGAAAAAGATAAATTAGTCCAATGAAAAGTATCCTTCCCAGTACTAAAATTCCTTGCATAGAAACCTCCGCACTTTACTGACCTTCTTAACCCCTCCAGCCCCCCGTTCAATGGTGACGCAGGATAAAGATCGTCTGCCCTATTTCCACCCGGTCCCCCAAGCCTATTTTCTGCTTGGCAATCCTCTGTCCATTGAGCCAGGTTCCGTTGGTGCTGCCTAAGTCGTCAATCACCCAGTCTTCCCCGTCGCAGCTGAGCTTGAGATGCCGCCGGGATACTTCGGGATCCTGCAGGACAATTTCACACTGACCATGGCGCCCGATATGAATCATCTCTTCCTCCAAAGGGAAAGTTTTTCCAGAATCCGGTCCTTGAATTATTTCGAGAGCATAACGAATTTTCCTGCTCTGTTCATAGGAATTTCGGAGATTGTAAGGAAGTTCCCCTTGAAAGATATTGGTCTGATCCCGCCAATCCACAGATTCAACCGCTTCCTGGGCTTCTTCTTCGTACTCGTCATCGTCGTCCCAAAGGACCTCGATGGAATCATCAAAATCCACTTCGATGAACATTTCATGAGGCTTTACCGTGTCATCGGAGTGAAGTTCGATGGAAGGTTTGCTCAAGAAAGTGAAGCCGCTTTTCTTGCCCTCGGCATGCAGATATTTGGAAAGCTCAATTAAAAAGGCATCCCCAAAATTAGCAAAAGGACTCCAATCACTGGAGTGGAGAAAAACCCGGTAAACATTAGGCACATAAACCTGGGAAATGCTCACCTGCTTGTTTTTCTGCATGATGCGAACCAGTTCTTTAGCCAATTCCACAGGTTGCAGCCGAGAATTGTTATTCTTTTTAAACATACCCGTAAATAGACTTTCCGCTACTTCTTCAAAACGGGCCAATAGGTTCATTTCTGCTCACACTCCAATTGCCGTCTTAATTGACCGCAGGCTGCGTCGATATCTGTTCCTTTTTCTTCACGAACAGAAACGGGGATGCCCATACTCTCTAAACTCTGGGCAAATTGCTGAACCTCCTTGGCCGTGGGCCGGGCCATGCCTGTTCCCGCTACAGGGTTGACCGGAATGAGATTCACATGGGCTAATTGTCCCTTTAAAAGGTGCCCTACTGCTTGAGCAGCTTCCCGGGTTGCCTGACCGGAAATCAAAGCGATCTCAAAGGTAATACGGCGGTTCGTCAGCGTTGTATAGTCTCCGCAGGCTTCCATAAGTTCCTCTAAGGGATACTTGCGATTTATAGGAATGAGTTGATCCCGGGTCGTATTATGGGCGCTATGTAAAGAAACGGCCAAGCCTACCTGAGGGTTATCTTTGGCTAATTGCCGGATTTTCGGGGCTACCCCGCTGGTGGAGATGGTCATTCGCCTCATCCCAATCCCCTGACCTTCTGGATCATTGAGCAGTTCGATGGCTTTGAGAACCGCCTCATAATTCAATAAAGGCTCACCCATGCCCATAAAGACAATATTCGTGACCTGAAAATCCGGATCTTCCTGGCGCATGAGATAAGTGATGTCCAGAACCTGACCCAGGATCTCCCCGGGGCTTAAATTTCTCCGCCATCCCCCCAGGCCGGTGGCGCAGAAGGCACAGCCCACGGCACAACCAATCTGAGTGGACACACAGACCGTATGACGCTCTCTGTTCTTGCGGCGATCATAATCCATCAGCACACATTCCAGGGTTTCGCCGTCAGCACAACGGAAGAGAAATTTACGGGTGCCATCCTGAGAAATCTGTGCCTTGACTTTCCTTAGGGGCTGCAGGAAGAGACCCTCCTGCAGCTTTTGCCGATCCCCTGCTCCAATGTTCCTGAGCTCTTCCCAGTTTTGAACAGCTTTCTGCTGGACCCACTGGAATACTTGGCGGCCCCGGAATTTCGGCAGTCCCAGCTCGACACAATGCTGGGTTAATTCACTTTGATTCAGATCCCGGCAATCCATTCTCTTCATAGTATTCACCCAAATCTTTCCACCTAAACTTCCACCCGGCGAAATTTCGCCAGGAAAAAGCCATCCATACCCTGTTTATGGGGCAAAATCTGCAGAAATCCCTTGGCGGCTTGTTTCCTGTCTTGTTCTGATGCCAAAGAATAGGGAAGTTCCCCGCTGAAATCAACGGTGGTGAATTCCGGATGATTGGCACGAAAAGCCTTCACCACTTCGAAATTCTCCTCAGGTTCAATCGTACAGGTCGAATAAACCAGCTCGCCGCCGGCCGCAACGCATTGAGCCGCCCGCTCCAGGATGGCCAATTGCAAGGCCGGTAAAGTTTTTATTTCATCCTGTTCCTTATGCCAGCGCATATCCGCCCGGCGACGCAGGACCCCCAACCCCGAACAGGGGGCATCAACCAACACTTTATGACAGGAAGCATCCTTTACTCCCGCCAGCTCCCGGGCATCTCCGGCCTGGGCGCGGATGATGGTAATCCCTAAACGGGCGGCCAGATCTTCGATAAGCTTCACCTTATGGGGGTGGATATCAAAAGCAAGGATTTCTCCCTGATTCTCCATCCTTTGCGCCAGGTGAGTGGTTTTCCCTCCCGGGGCGCCGCAGGCGTCCAACACCTTTTGCCCGGCTTGAGGATTTAAGACATGAGCAATCAATTGAGAACTTTCATCCTGAACGGTGAAGTGTCCTTCCTGAAAACTGGGCAGTTTATCCAGAGATCCGAAGTCTTCGATCACCAAACTCTCCGGAACCCGTTCCCCAATCGTCACCTTTACTCCTTCCCCCTCCAGCCTTGCTTGTAAGTCCGCCCGGGAAATCTTCAGGGTATTGGTACGGATCCACACAGGAGCGGGCTCGTTATTGGCTTGGCATAAAGCTTCCGTATCCGCCATGCCATAGCGTTTCAACCAGCGCTTCACCATCCACTCCGGGTGAGAATAGCGCAGGGAAAGAAAGCGGACGGGTTCCTTCTCTTTGCTGGGCCAAAGCATGTCCCAACCGGTTTCCAAAACTCTCCTTAAGACACTGTTCACTAAGGAAGTGTATTTTCCCTGCTGCTTTTTGGTCAACTCCACCCCTTCGTTGATGGCCACAGCTGCGGGAATCCTGGAAAGGTAGAGAATCTGCAAGGCGCTGATTCTGAGAATCCAACGCACCTCATGGGGCAGTTGGGATAAAGGTTTGCGCAGATGGCGCCTTAAAGCATAATCCAGAGTCAGACGGTGTTTTAACGTCCCATTGATCAGAAGGGTGGCCAATTGGCGCTCCCGGGGATCGCTTAAATCGTGCAGAGCTTTTTGCATTACCAGATTGGCATAGGCTTTTTCTTCCTCGATGCGCCGGAGAATCTGCACAGCCAAGGCTCTTGAGGTTATTTTATCCATGCTTTACTCATCCTTTTGTCCTTCCCTGTCCAGTTTTCACCCAAAGCTCTCTCCCGCCTGTCCACGACGACCTAAGAAAAAGTCCCGGGCCGGCATGGGCTTCTTACCTGCAGGCTGTACCTCAACAATCCGGATCAACCCTTCTCCGGTCTGAACCAACAAGCCCTGCTGATCCCAAGCGATGATTTCACCTGGTTTAAAATCTTTAAGGGCAGGCGGGCCCGGTTCTGCTCCATCTCCTCTTGCTTGCGCAGAGATGCTTGATTTCCACACTTTGACCGTTTCTTCTCTGAACAGAGTATAGGAACCGGGCCAGGGGTTCAGGCCGCGGATCTGATTATGAATGTCTTGGGCGCTGCGTGCCCAGTCGATCTTCTCATGCTCCCGGGTCAGCAAAGAGGCATAACGCACCGGCCCCTTTTGGGGTGTCCTGGGCAATTCCCCCTTGTGAAGCTGCTCCAAAGTAGCGATTAAAAGCTGAGCGCCAGCTTGGGCCAGAGCATCATGAAGCTCCCCGGTGGTGGTATCCTCCCCAATCGGGAGTTCGGTTTTCAGAAGCATATCTCCCGTATCCAGCCCTTCATCCATCTGCATGGTGGTCACGCCGGTCCTTTGATCTCCCTTCAGGATGGACCAATGAATGGGAGCGGCGCCGCGCCAATCCGGCAAAAGGGAAGCATGGACATTGATGCAGCCGTAAGGGGGCAATCCTAAGATTTCTTTGGATAATAGTTGTCCATAGGCCACCACGATGATGACCTCCGGGGCCAGTTCCTTTAAGATTTCCAGGCTCTCGGGGCTTTTGACTTTGTGGGGCTGATAAACGGGCAGCCCCAGCTCCTGAGCGGCTGTCTTAACCGGACTGGGCTTCAGGTTCTTGCCCCGGCCGGAAGGGCGGTCCGGCTGGGTAAACACTCCCGCCACATCGTGACCGTGAGCCGCCAGGGCTTGGAGAGCTGGAACGGCGAAGTCCGGCGTTCCCATGAAAACGAGTCGCATAGTAATTACTCCTTATATTGAAGGTTATATCTCCTGAACGCTATATCTCCAGGATTTTGCTTTACGTCGTTCGCTCCATAAGCTGCGCGGACAAAACTAACGCTCAAGCCCTCCGCTCCATCGGGTCCCCGCCCAAATCGCTCCTGCTCAATGGGCGGTTGGAAACGTCCTGTTTCCAACCCGACTCCGCTGCATGCTTTTCGCGAAGTTTTGTTTCCGCTCGCTTAAATCCGCTCTCTTCTGTAAAGCAAAATCCTTGGGCTGTTTCTTGGGTTCAAGCAAGCGGGGCGTTGTAGGATAGGGATTACTTCACTCAGGACCCTTAAGTGCTGCTTATACTCAAGAGAAGATCTGAAAAGAGGACCTTCAAGTGTAGCTTTGCGCACAAAAGGGAACGGATTTAGCGGAGGGGTGGTCGGGTGAAGGTCGCTTTCTTAACGTAGCGCAGCCACGGTTCACATGCAGAAAACAGCGGGGTTTGGCGTAGCTGTTAAGGAAGCGAGTGAACCAGCCCCGGAGCTATGGAGAACGTGAGTCTCCGATCAAGAAGGCCTCCAGTGGAGGGTTTCAGGAGCTCACGCCCGAAGGTCCGTTGTGCGTAAAGCTACACACGACCCAAGCATCGGTTCCCCTTCTACCAATACAGCCAACAGGTGCTACCTCCGAGAAGTCTTCTTCGCTTTATCAACGAACAAGATCCCTTCCAGGTGGTCGATTTCATGCTGGAGGCAGCGGGAAAGCAGTCCTTCTCCTTCGATGACCTGGAGCTCTCCCTGGCGGTTGAGGGCTTCTACTTTGACTTTGGCTGCCCGGGCTACCTGACCGGTTATGCCGGGGATGCTTAAGCATCCTTCATCATCCAGATCTTCGCCCTCTTTGGCGATGATGACAGGGTTGATTAGCTCCAAGGGGCCTTCTCCTACATCGATAACGACGACGCGTTTGGAGACTCCCACCTGGGGAGCGGCCAAGCCTACTCCATTGGCATCATAGAGTGTATCCAGCATATTATCTAAAAGTTTTGCAATATTAGGTGTTATCTCTTTGACGGGAACAGCTTTCTCCCGCAGTACTTCGGAACCAATTTCTACAATCTGATAAATCGCCATGTCACGGTTTCCCCTTCCTACTCACTTCTTCTTATTTTATTATTTATTATACTACATATCTCCAATATTGAACGAGACCCCATTCAGGAGGAGATCCAACACCCACTGAAGGCCTGCCGAATCCACCCTGGACTTGGGGCAGGTTAGTTCAATACTCGATAATATCTTACATGCTTAAGGGATCTACTTCGATATTGAGTTGAATTCCCGAACTAATGGGATCACGTGCAAAACGCCGGACACCTTGATGCAAAAATTCACGCAGCACATCCATAGTTTTTCCTTTAACCGAGACCTGCCAGCGGAAATGATTTTTGAGGCGGGGAATCACAGCCGGAGCAGGGCCGAGAATATCTAAAGAAGTATGCCCATTTTGATCGGATACTATTCCCTGCCTTAAAGAATTGACCAGGCTATGGGCTCCTTTGATCACTTTCTCTTCCTTTTCATGAATAAGGGTCACCCGGATGACATGGGTGAAGGGAGGATAATTTCTGGCTTTCCGATAGCCAATCTCTTCCCAAAAGAAGCCCTTAAAATTGTGCTGAGAGGCTTGAATAATCGCCCTGTCTTCCGGTGTATAAGTCTGAATCACAACCTGCCCGGGTTTTTGACTGCGGCCGGCCCGGCCGGCCACTTGGGTCAGAAGCTGGAAGGTTCTCTCCCTGGCGCGGAAATCCGGCATATTCAGCATCTGATCGGCTGCCACAACTCCTACTAAAGTGACATTAGGAAAATCCAGTCCCTTGGCCATCATCTGGGTGCCCACGAGGATATCTGCCTCCTGGCGGCGGAATTTGCCCAGGATGTCCTCATAGGCATCTTTAGAGCGGGTGGTATCAAAATCCAGGCGGAGGATTCTTGCCGCCGGGTAAAGTCCTTTGATTTCATCTTCCACCCGCTGAGTCCCTTGCCCAAAAAAGCGAATATAGCGGCTGCCGCATTCCGGACAGGTGCGGGGAGGAACCTCTTCATGATTGCAATAATGGCAACGCATGGTGTGGCCTTGAGTATGGTAAGTCAGAGCGATATCACAGTCATGACAGCGAATCACATAACCGCATTCCCGGCAGACCACAAAGGTGGAGTAGCCGCGGCGGTTCAAGAACAGCATGGACTGTTCTCCCCGCTCCAGGGTCCTTTTCAGCTTGTCTTGCAGGGAGAGGGAAAACATACTGCGATTCCCTTTAATCAATTCCTCCCGCATATCCACCACTTCTACAGGGGGCAGCGGGCGGCGGTTGACCCGTTCTTCCATGGTAAGCAAAGGAACCTTGCCGGTCTGAGCCGCGGCATAGGCTTCCAGAGAAGGGGTAGCGCTTCCCAAAAGCACTACTCCCCGGAGCTGTTCCATCCGTTTACGGGCCACATTGCGGGCATGGTATTTGGGATTTTCCTCTTGATGATAGGCGCTCTCATGTTCTTCATCCAAGATGATCAAGCGTAAATCAGGCAGCGGGGCAAAAACCGCCGAACGGGCCCCGACGACAATCCTGATTTTCCCCTGGAGAATATCCTGCCAGGCCTTGGCCTTTTCCCCCACTTGCAATCCCGAGTGGAGAACAATCAACTGCTCGCCGAATTGGTCTTGAAAATAGCGGGCGATCTGAGACGTCAGCGAAATCTCAGGAACCAACAAAATGGCTGAACCGCCTTTAATCAGCACTTCCCCAATCAGTCTTTGGTAGACCTCCGTCTTGCCGCTGCCGGTAACCCCATGCAAGAGCAGGGTTTGATAACTTTGTTTATCCAGGGCCTGAGTAACTTTTTCACATACTTTCGCTTGTTCAGGAGTGAGTGTCCGCAGGTAATCCGGCCCCTGGTGAACATTAAGTTCAATATCGGCTTCATGCATCATACCGGTCATCGATTCCCTATCCCCCAGGTCATCGCCAACCCTCTCTTCGGAAGTAAGCGCAGCCTGGACTTTGCGGGGAACACCGGAGGTAAAGCGGGATTCCAGTTTGAGCCAGCCTTGCTTGGCTAAGTGCTCTACCTGGGTCTTGGACAGACCTGAGCGCTTAAGATAGATACTCAGGGGCAATGCCTTATTCCGTGACCGAAAGATAACCGCCAAAGCCTGATAGGTCTCTGAATCCAGGATTTTTAAAGCCTTAACATCCTCATCCTCCTGGGCAGCCATAGGAATGACATACTCTTCCACCTTACCCTTGAGCAGGGGCCAAACCGTATGAAGACTCTGGGCGATGGAGCAGATAGTCGTTTCCGCCAGCCACAGAGCTAAATCCACAAGATCTTCAGGAACGACATGCATGGTGTCAACAATCCCCAAAATGGGTTTTAGAGCCGAGTGCGCTATCCCCTGGGGCAGCTGCTCCGTGATCCGGACCACCACGCCTTGAACTTGACGATATTGCAAAGGCACAAGGACGCGCATCCCTCTTTTTAAGGATAGCCCTTCAGGAATTTGGTAGTGAAACACCTGATCAAGGCGACGATTGGCCACATCAACAAGAACTTCTGCATAATGCACTTTCATCGCCTCCTTTAATTTCTCTCTTAAAGCTTAATTCTGTCCTCACAGA contains these protein-coding regions:
- a CDS encoding peptidoglycan D,D-transpeptidase FtsI family protein, which translates into the protein MKKGLRNVAIGFSLSIIGLSFGLVYWQVARSAELMDNPANRRLILMEQRVVRGGIFDRNGEVLAQTEVKEDEKTRIYPKGEALEPLIGYATLLRGSSGLEAHLGDWLLGIKDATAEQTLEQVFQLPRQGNDVVLTLDYGLQKVAYEGLKGKIGSAVAIDPRNGEVLALVSQPGFDGNTVDEDWENISKKPGSPFLNHAFALYTPGSTLKVMTSAALLRAGLDTSDLYHCTGTAIINGQVIREQNDKAHGWVNYNLALAESCNTYFATYGVQAGDKYFLEAAKSFGFGQEIPFELPVKRSTLTNEEAVPSRMDDNLLAASAFGQGEVLVSPFHMALITAGIANQGVIMKPHIVDQVMDENQNVLYIKKPEPWLTPLSSQEAERIKSAMVTAVNEGTAAPGGIAGFQVAAKTGSAEPGGNVRTHAWYIAFAPADNPQIAVAVLVENGGTGGGASAPIARAIIETALRQKAGDNS
- the rlmN gene encoding 23S rRNA (adenine(2503)-C(2))-methyltransferase RlmN — its product is MNTMKRMDCRDLNQSELTQHCVELGLPKFRGRQVFQWVQQKAVQNWEELRNIGAGDRQKLQEGLFLQPLRKVKAQISQDGTRKFLFRCADGETLECVLMDYDRRKNRERHTVCVSTQIGCAVGCAFCATGLGGWRRNLSPGEILGQVLDITYLMRQEDPDFQVTNIVFMGMGEPLLNYEAVLKAIELLNDPEGQGIGMRRMTISTSGVAPKIRQLAKDNPQVGLAVSLHSAHNTTRDQLIPINRKYPLEELMEACGDYTTLTNRRITFEIALISGQATREAAQAVGHLLKGQLAHVNLIPVNPVAGTGMARPTAKEVQQFAQSLESMGIPVSVREEKGTDIDAACGQLRRQLECEQK
- the rsmB gene encoding 16S rRNA (cytosine(967)-C(5))-methyltransferase RsmB, translating into MDKITSRALAVQILRRIEEEKAYANLVMQKALHDLSDPRERQLATLLINGTLKHRLTLDYALRRHLRKPLSQLPHEVRWILRISALQILYLSRIPAAVAINEGVELTKKQQGKYTSLVNSVLRRVLETGWDMLWPSKEKEPVRFLSLRYSHPEWMVKRWLKRYGMADTEALCQANNEPAPVWIRTNTLKISRADLQARLEGEGVKVTIGERVPESLVIEDFGSLDKLPSFQEGHFTVQDESSQLIAHVLNPQAGQKVLDACGAPGGKTTHLAQRMENQGEILAFDIHPHKVKLIEDLAARLGITIIRAQAGDARELAGVKDASCHKVLVDAPCSGLGVLRRRADMRWHKEQDEIKTLPALQLAILERAAQCVAAGGELVYSTCTIEPEENFEVVKAFRANHPEFTTVDFSGELPYSLASEQDRKQAAKGFLQILPHKQGMDGFFLAKFRRVEV
- a CDS encoding FHA domain-containing protein, with product MQGILVLGRILFIGLIYLFLFRILTALLADLQVKGLIRKGEKEFGRFEVLSGGELLPKGRVFRIDQKGLKIGRGKNNDVVLADHFASMDHVLVRHHKGVTTLEDLGSTNGTWVNGERISSPVQLVAGDYVKIGSITFQYSRWQNESSKL
- the fmt gene encoding methionyl-tRNA formyltransferase, which gives rise to MRLVFMGTPDFAVPALQALAAHGHDVAGVFTQPDRPSGRGKNLKPSPVKTAAQELGLPVYQPHKVKSPESLEILKELAPEVIIVVAYGQLLSKEILGLPPYGCINVHASLLPDWRGAAPIHWSILKGDQRTGVTTMQMDEGLDTGDMLLKTELPIGEDTTTGELHDALAQAGAQLLIATLEQLHKGELPRTPQKGPVRYASLLTREHEKIDWARSAQDIHNQIRGLNPWPGSYTLFREETVKVWKSSISAQARGDGAEPGPPALKDFKPGEIIAWDQQGLLVQTGEGLIRIVEVQPAGKKPMPARDFFLGRRGQAGESFG
- the def gene encoding peptide deformylase, whose translation is MAIYQIVEIGSEVLREKAVPVKEITPNIAKLLDNMLDTLYDANGVGLAAPQVGVSKRVVVIDVGEGPLELINPVIIAKEGEDLDDEGCLSIPGITGQVARAAKVKVEALNRQGELQVIEGEGLLSRCLQHEIDHLEGILFVDKAKKTSRR
- a CDS encoding FhaA domain-containing protein, which codes for MNLLARFEEVAESLFTGMFKKNNNSRLQPVELAKELVRIMQKNKQVSISQVYVPNVYRVFLHSSDWSPFANFGDAFLIELSKYLHAEGKKSGFTFLSKPSIELHSDDTVKPHEMFIEVDFDDSIEVLWDDDDEYEEEAQEAVESVDWRDQTNIFQGELPYNLRNSYEQSRKIRYALEIIQGPDSGKTFPLEEEMIHIGRHGQCEIVLQDPEVSRRHLKLSCDGEDWVIDDLGSTNGTWLNGQRIAKQKIGLGDRVEIGQTIFILRHH
- a CDS encoding Stp1/IreP family PP2C-type Ser/Thr phosphatase; the protein is MRVLSFSETGCVRKNNEDACLALPEYGVYAVADGMGGHLAGEVAARTALDELIKGAPHLAAQENEDLENQVREILVRANREVYLSSTRNPATEGMGTTLTVLVFRETKVVLAHVGDSRAYVWRNEQLIQLTRDHSLVGELVRLGQISSEEADSHPKRHMLVRAVGAGWDVEVDSQSLELQTGDIFFLCTDGVSNVISDRELEEEFLQKGSWEEHLERLHQLIIERGAPDNFTALCCITE
- a CDS encoding FtsW/RodA/SpoVE family cell cycle protein translates to MKRVWILRLLILSILWVGLGVLALDGKANEQILWQAGVFSLLLLIGAALEKLVAYQGDPFLLPTVQMILVIGLVFITRIRPASALKQFWWACLGLFIFYCVLYALRDYRALGRFRYLSGLGAVVLLMITLLFGVTQGGATSWLHIGGMGFESEELVKVAMLIFLASYLSEHEEVLRVGTVQIGRLSLPDWRTLGPFLVMGGFSLLLLAAQKSLGTALVFYSLYVLVLYVVTERVLYLGVALPVFLSTGTLGYFLFSHVQVRVATWLNPWGDPSGGGYQIAQSLFAIGGGKILGTGLGNGIGASQVPAASTDFIFSIIAEELGFAGAMALLMLFLVVVLRAFHISIQAADRFGQILAAGIGILVGTEAIIILAGVTKLLPLTGIPLPWVSYGGSSLLIHFLLLGILANISHAEAAGPLHIKNKGREYAA